The Carassius auratus strain Wakin chromosome 27, ASM336829v1, whole genome shotgun sequence genome includes a region encoding these proteins:
- the LOC113045303 gene encoding uncharacterized protein LOC113045303 isoform X2: MFASMAVNHHLASFILFLISNTGFSAEISVFVQTGASVQLDIQTQQLPEFELLAWMNNKSESIVRYNSDSKRVAPLDSYKDRVVFNDVTFSLTLKNMQKTDSGLYTARTIGSKTRDLVSYRVSVIDSVEAPVLTVNSNWFSSDSCTVNFTCRTHELMINSSYQNNSCSPQEVTSQINTLTLDCSEEYIICNHSNPVSWKQDRINITQLCGEPWSVLHL; encoded by the exons ATGTTTGCTTCGATGGCAGTAAATCATCATCTTGCATCCTTCATTCTGTTCCTCATCAGTAACACAG ggttcagtgctgagatctctgtgtttgtgcagaCAGGAGCTTCTGTTCAACTGGATATACAGACACAACAACTACCAGAGTTTGAGCTTTTAGCCTGGATGAATAATAAATCAGAGAGTATAGTTAGATACAACAGTGATTCCAAAAGAGTAGCACCTCTAGATTCCTACAAGGACAGAGTGGTTTTCAATGATGTAACCTTCTCTCTGACTCTGAAGAACATGCAGAAGACAGACAGTGGACTCTACACAGCAAGAACAATTGGATCAAAAACCAGAGATTTGGTCTCATACAGAGTTTCTGTTATAG ACTCTGTGGAGGCTCCTGTCCTGACTGTGAACTCAAACTGGTTCAGCAGTGACTCCTGTACTGTGAACTTCACATGCAGAACTCATGAGCTCATGATTAACTCCAGCTATCAGAACAACAGCTGCTctccacaggaagtgacatcacagatCAACACTCTCACCCTGGACTGCAGTGAGGAATACATCATCTGTAACCATAGCAACCCTGTCAGCTGGAAACAAGACAGAATAAACATCACACAACTCTGTGGAG AGCCCTGGTCAGTATTACACTTGTAG
- the LOC113045303 gene encoding uncharacterized protein LOC113045303 isoform X1, translated as MFASMAVNHHLASFILFLISNTGFSAEISVFVQTGASVQLDIQTQQLPEFELLAWMNNKSESIVRYNSDSKRVAPLDSYKDRVVFNDVTFSLTLKNMQKTDSGLYTARTIGSKTRDLVSYRVSVIDSVEAPVLTVNSNWFSSDSCTVNFTCRTHELMINSSYQNNSCSPQEVTSQINTLTLDCSEEYIICNHSNPVSWKQDRINITQLCGENERPIAISFGPSHMIVLLVVCVVVGVIVFAGLVLYCCCKNKTGY; from the exons ATGTTTGCTTCGATGGCAGTAAATCATCATCTTGCATCCTTCATTCTGTTCCTCATCAGTAACACAG ggttcagtgctgagatctctgtgtttgtgcagaCAGGAGCTTCTGTTCAACTGGATATACAGACACAACAACTACCAGAGTTTGAGCTTTTAGCCTGGATGAATAATAAATCAGAGAGTATAGTTAGATACAACAGTGATTCCAAAAGAGTAGCACCTCTAGATTCCTACAAGGACAGAGTGGTTTTCAATGATGTAACCTTCTCTCTGACTCTGAAGAACATGCAGAAGACAGACAGTGGACTCTACACAGCAAGAACAATTGGATCAAAAACCAGAGATTTGGTCTCATACAGAGTTTCTGTTATAG ACTCTGTGGAGGCTCCTGTCCTGACTGTGAACTCAAACTGGTTCAGCAGTGACTCCTGTACTGTGAACTTCACATGCAGAACTCATGAGCTCATGATTAACTCCAGCTATCAGAACAACAGCTGCTctccacaggaagtgacatcacagatCAACACTCTCACCCTGGACTGCAGTGAGGAATACATCATCTGTAACCATAGCAACCCTGTCAGCTGGAAACAAGACAGAATAAACATCACACAACTCTGTGGAG AGAATGAAAGGCCAATCGCAATCTCCTTTGGTCCTTCTCACATGATTGTGCTCCttgttgtgtgtgttgttgtgggAGTGATAGTGTTTGCTGGTTTGGTCCTTTACTGTTGCTGCAAAAATAAAACCGGTTACTGA